One window of the Rhipicephalus microplus isolate Deutch F79 chromosome 2, USDA_Rmic, whole genome shotgun sequence genome contains the following:
- the LOC119164472 gene encoding uncharacterized protein LOC119164472 has product MFSRATACNWFIVCKVWYVLQFLFMSRANVQKLHRVLAVFVWGSVWERTSRTNLFHSLRNGGLGLAHLFLKQIVSRYIFLRDQCNPFVRTFLQIVLSNKIPDYVVSSMPVKCNLRGYLREVIMAYEILKVRFSMEYLSVVKRKRLYRDLRDVMLPQPIYRSVYQAGAERDVLKRVKMMTVRASAKTFFFQLHSGTLPVKPWLQEKGFFVPWSMDCLICKKPETVNHIFLDCWDAVFLWDILQRTLKKDLPITPHGIRFLAVENEDGVPYDMFMLLVLHSVWRTRMAVRHVDKDARCAHEYFTESIVYIRDVLSSREERPEWVSLLNVLATMKQF; this is encoded by the coding sequence ATGTTTTCTAGAGCGACTGCATGCAATTGGTTCATTGTTTGCAAAGTATGGTATGTTCTGCAGTTCCTATTTATGTCAAGAGCAAATGTGCAGAAATTGCATCGAGTCTTAGCTGTGTTTGTATGGGGGTCGGTTTGGGAGCGTACGAGTCGAACaaacttatttcattcactaagaaATGGTGGTTTAGGATTGGCTCACCTCTTCCTCAAGCAAATTGTGTCTAGATATATTTTTTTACGCGACCAATGTAATCCGtttgtgagaacatttctacaaattgtactttCTAATAAGATTCCTGATTATGTGGTATCAAGTATGCCTGTGAAATGTAACCTACGCGGATATTTAAGAGAAGTTATAATGGCATATGAAATACTGAAAGTGAGATTTTCAATGGAATATTTATCTGTTGTAAAGAGAAAACGTCTTTACAGAGATTTACGTGACGTAATGCTGCCTCAGCCTATCTACAGATCAGTATACCAGGCTGGTGCTGAACGTGACGTATTGAAGAGAGTGAAAATGATGACCGTACGCGCAAGtgcaaagacatttttttttcagctgcacagCGGAACATTGCCCGTAAAACCATGGTTACAAGAAAAGGGTTTCTTTGTTCCGTGGTCGATGGACTGCCTTATCTGTAAGAAACCCGAGACTGTCAACCACATTTTTCTTGATTGCTGGGATGCTGTTTTTCTGTGGGACATTCTGCAGCGTACTTTGAAAAAGGACTTGCCTATCACACCACACGGTATTAGATTCTTGGCTGTAGAAAATGAGGATGGTGTGCCTTATGATATGTTTATGTTGCTTGTGCTTCACAGCGTGTGGCGAACTAGAATGGCGGTAAGACACGTAGATAAAGATGCCCGATGTGCGCATGAATACTTCACGGAAAGTATTGTATACATAAGAGACGTGTTATCTTCCAGAGAAGAAAGACCCGAATGGGTGTCGTTGTTGAATGTGTTGGCTACAATGAAGCAGTTTTAA
- the LOC142786287 gene encoding uncharacterized protein LOC142786287, with translation MSSGDIGAASTAQLGRGTRNMDESSQDYQIILPRLPSNDSTLHTVFLHADIKARPYRVEDFRDALIRLALLPEVAALGAYQMNHVWAITFKDEEGKKRILAAGDIVVKNQRCITIDPNHQDTKLKIHWLLFNVPDDEVRAALAPYGKVNEIVRERWRVYGCTDKGSSTRVVSIRLKAGLTVDDLPHQLRIAGDLTLVVVAGRAPLCLRCRGTGHIRRDCRAPRCTVCRRFGHNESGCMRTYASVAGPAGGEELSEHHMDEAEAEELIGARREEPKPKLTPLTPRPTGAETTSNKDKGSTKDVQSTRNTQDITALAAQEEMSENMDTSNTCKRPREEAEGKKAATTKEVEEPPAKAMNVRRRPAPNILSERRIAENLPPTQVQQTQLPQQQPVPNRQALHQRLTDQQQKGPSAGPPSDQKPP, from the coding sequence ATGAGCTCCGGCGATATCGGAGCGGCATCAACGGCCCAGCTCGGTCGTGGTACCAGGAACATGGACGAATCGTCACAGGATTATCAGATTATTTTGCCCCGACTGCCATCAAATGATTCAACGCTGCATACTGTCTTTTTGCACGCTGATATCAAGGCGCGGCCGTATCGCGTCGAGGATTTCAGGGACGCTCTTATTCGTTTGGCTTTGCTTCCCGAGGTTGCTGCCTTGGGGGCGTACCAAATGAATCATGTTTGGGCCATCACTTTCAAGGACGAGGAGGGCAAGAAGAGAATACTTGCTGCTGGGGACATTGTGGTGAAGAACCAGCGCTGTATCACTATCGACCCTAACCACCAGGATACGAAGCTGAAGATACACTGGCTACTGTTTAACGTTCCTGACGACGAGGTGAGGGCAGCGTTGGCTCCTTATGGCAAGGTGAACGAAATAGTGCGAGAGCGCTGGCGCGTGTACGGATGCACCGACAAAGGCTCTTCGACGCGAGTGGTGAGCATCAGGCTCAAAGCTGGCCTCACGGTGGATGACCTCCCACATCAGTTGCGGATTGCCGGAGACCTCACGCTAGTTGTCGTCGCGGGAAGAGCACCGTTATGCCTGCGTTGCCGCGGAACAGGTCATATTAGGAGGGATTGCCGAGCCCCACGTTGTACAGTGTGTCGGCGTTTTGGGCATAATGAGAGCGGCTGTATGAGAACATATGCAAGTGTAGCAGGGCCCGCGGGAGGCGAAGAACTTTCCGAGCATCACATGGACGAGGCTGAAGCAGAAGAGCTGATAGGGGCGCGTCGGGAGGAACCGAAACCCAAGTTGACGCCCCTTACGCCACGCCCCACAGGTGCTGAGACGACGTCTAACAAAGACAAGGGTTCTACAAAAGACGTGCAATCCACGAGGAACACACAAGATATAACGGCGCTTGCAGCACAGGAAGAAATGTCGGAAAACATGGACACGTCAAATACATGTAAAAGGCCCAGGGAAGAGGCGGAAGgcaagaaggctgctacaacgaaagAAGTGGAGGAACCACCGGCCAAGGCGATGAACGTGCGCCGTAGACCGGCACCTAACATCCTCAGCGAACGTCGAATAGCCGAGAACCTCCCACCAACCCAGGTGCAACAGACACAACTGCCGCAGCAGCAACCAGTGCCGAATCGGCAGGCATTGCATCAGCGACTGACAGATCAACAACAGAAGGGGCCTTCAGCggggcccccttcagatcaaaagCCCCCGTAA